From a single Methanophagales archaeon genomic region:
- a CDS encoding ABC transporter permease, which produces VTVVTFSAMHFAPGDPAEMIAVARYGEDLTQGEIEWVRATEGLDAPVYIQYLRWLEHVLHLDLGKSQITHEDVLEEILTRFPATLVLAISSLILSLLIALPTGIISAIRKNTIVDNACMTGALLGVSMPNFWLGLLLIWLFSLSLGLLPSFGYGGIKHLILPTITLGTSMAAITTRLTRSSMLDVLNQDYIVMAKAKGLDARTILLKHALKNAMLPVITFVGLQLGFLLGGAVIVETIFAWPGIGKLLVDSIYARDFALVQGCVLFIAVIFALSNLAVDIIYAYLDPRIRYEKK; this is translated from the coding sequence GTGTAACGGTGGTTACTTTTTCTGCAATGCACTTCGCTCCCGGTGACCCAGCAGAGATGATTGCGGTAGCCAGGTATGGTGAGGACTTAACACAGGGGGAAATAGAATGGGTAAGAGCAACAGAGGGCTTAGACGCTCCAGTGTATATTCAATACCTGAGATGGCTGGAGCACGTTTTACACCTGGACCTGGGTAAGTCACAAATAACCCATGAAGATGTCTTAGAAGAGATACTGACCAGATTCCCCGCAACCTTAGTGTTAGCAATCTCAAGTTTAATTTTGTCTCTATTGATAGCGCTACCTACTGGAATAATCAGTGCCATCAGAAAAAATACAATCGTTGATAATGCGTGCATGACCGGCGCTTTGCTTGGGGTGTCCATGCCCAACTTCTGGCTTGGATTGCTTTTGATCTGGTTATTTTCTCTATCTCTTGGATTGCTTCCCAGTTTTGGCTACGGTGGCATCAAACATCTTATTCTTCCTACGATAACCTTAGGCACCTCGATGGCTGCCATCACAACTCGCCTCACACGTTCGAGCATGTTGGATGTGCTAAACCAGGATTACATAGTAATGGCAAAAGCAAAAGGGTTAGATGCGAGAACAATACTTCTAAAGCATGCGCTGAAAAATGCTATGCTACCTGTAATTACGTTTGTGGGGTTGCAGTTGGGCTTTTTACTTGGAGGAGCTGTTATTGTTGAGACGATATTCGCATGGCCCGGAATTGGAAAACTATTGGTGGACTCTATATATGCCAGGGACTTTGCGTTGGTTCAAGGATGTGTTTTATTTATCGCTGTTATTTTTGCATTATCCAACCTGGCAGTGGATATCATCTATGCTTACTTAGACCCAAGAATAAGGTACGAGAAAAAATGA